In the genome of Rhodoplanes sp. Z2-YC6860, one region contains:
- a CDS encoding Bug family tripartite tricarboxylate transporter substrate binding protein has translation MQRVVQWLYGLALAATLVSTPAAAEHYPERSVEIVVSYGAGGSTDFVARAVAQKLSEALGQSFVIINRPGASGTIGIMNAMRAKPDGYTLYVGYTSETVVLPQISKTAAYSAIDDFEPIAVTGLVPVVLMVSKNIQANTLQELIAEVRANPGKYTYGGSVGSPPHIMGAWMNKIRGLNVTHVPYRGGAQGVNDVIGGHLDMFYGGVAVGKAAIASGYVKPLAVTGDKRSAALPDVPTFKEAGVPEFDLASWTVMLAPKGTPAEIVALLRTEVLKALADSKVREALAAQGVEPSENQDVKAFLTHERDVFGRAVHELGITMGQ, from the coding sequence ATGCAACGCGTCGTGCAATGGCTCTATGGCTTGGCGCTGGCCGCCACGCTCGTCTCAACGCCGGCTGCCGCCGAGCACTATCCCGAGCGAAGCGTCGAGATCGTCGTCTCCTATGGTGCCGGCGGCTCGACCGATTTCGTCGCCCGCGCCGTGGCGCAGAAGCTGAGCGAGGCGCTGGGCCAGTCCTTCGTCATCATCAACCGGCCGGGTGCGAGCGGCACCATCGGCATCATGAACGCAATGCGCGCCAAGCCGGACGGCTACACGCTCTACGTCGGGTACACTTCGGAAACCGTGGTGTTGCCGCAGATCTCCAAGACCGCGGCGTATTCGGCGATCGACGACTTCGAGCCGATCGCCGTCACCGGCCTCGTGCCGGTGGTGCTGATGGTGTCGAAGAACATCCAGGCCAACACGCTGCAGGAGCTCATCGCCGAGGTCCGCGCCAACCCCGGCAAGTACACCTACGGCGGCAGCGTCGGCAGCCCACCGCACATCATGGGGGCGTGGATGAACAAGATCCGCGGCCTCAACGTCACGCATGTGCCCTATCGCGGCGGCGCCCAGGGCGTGAACGACGTGATCGGCGGTCATCTCGATATGTTCTACGGCGGCGTCGCGGTCGGGAAAGCCGCCATCGCCTCCGGCTACGTCAAGCCGCTGGCGGTGACCGGCGACAAGCGCTCGGCGGCATTGCCGGACGTGCCGACCTTCAAGGAGGCCGGCGTACCGGAGTTCGATCTTGCGAGCTGGACCGTGATGCTTGCACCCAAAGGCACGCCCGCCGAGATCGTGGCGCTGCTTCGCACCGAAGTCTTGAAGGCGCTGGCCGATTCGAAGGTCCGCGAGGCGCTGGCCGCCCAGGGCGTCGAACCGAGCGAGAACCAGGACGTGAAGGCCTTCCTCACCCACGAGCGCGACGTCTTCGGCCGCGCGGTGCACGAACTCGGCATTACCATGGGACAGTAA
- a CDS encoding molybdate ABC transporter substrate-binding protein, translating into MAGNLNVMASVAFKGLLERFEPEFRQSTGFVFAPVYAPAGTVVKRIRTGATADVVVVTPETMKLLIDEGLAMAGSERNIATSVVGVAVRTGAPRPKIATPDDVRTALIAAKSVAYTDPSTGAASGVHFVQLLERFGIADAVKAKAKLGDGGPVAEFVARGEAEIAIQQLCEHMLVPGVDVVGPLPDELNKTTVFTAGVTRSAAAPDEGAALIKLLLAPHVRAAMPSHGLTPV; encoded by the coding sequence ATGGCCGGCAATCTCAACGTGATGGCGTCGGTCGCTTTCAAAGGCCTGCTGGAGCGCTTCGAGCCCGAGTTCCGGCAGTCGACCGGATTTGTCTTCGCGCCGGTCTATGCGCCGGCCGGCACGGTGGTGAAACGCATCCGCACTGGCGCCACCGCCGACGTGGTGGTCGTCACGCCGGAGACGATGAAGCTCCTGATCGATGAAGGCCTCGCGATGGCCGGCTCCGAGCGCAACATCGCGACATCCGTCGTGGGCGTCGCGGTGCGCACCGGCGCGCCGAGACCCAAGATCGCGACTCCCGATGACGTCCGCACCGCCCTGATCGCGGCCAAGTCCGTCGCCTACACCGATCCGTCGACCGGGGCCGCAAGCGGCGTGCATTTCGTGCAACTGCTCGAGCGCTTCGGCATCGCCGACGCCGTCAAAGCCAAGGCGAAGCTCGGCGACGGCGGCCCGGTCGCCGAATTCGTGGCGCGCGGCGAAGCCGAGATCGCGATCCAGCAGTTGTGCGAACACATGCTGGTGCCGGGCGTCGATGTGGTCGGTCCCCTGCCGGACGAGCTCAACAAGACCACGGTGTTCACGGCGGGCGTGACCCGATCGGCAGCAGCGCCCGACGAAGGTGCGGCACTGATCAAGCTGTTGCTCGCTCCGCACGTCCGCGCCGCAATGCCGTCGCACGGGCTCACACCGGTCTGA